A genomic segment from Torulaspora globosa chromosome 3, complete sequence encodes:
- the PUS5 gene encoding pseudouridine synthase PUS5 (ancestral locus Anc_8.380), with product MSKLRSLPIVFECNNYFIVNKPYGMFSQPGDMGQQYAHHPHKSKPPVVLDELKRQYGDRPGGCLEWRTVHRLDACVTGGMLIVKNKNAAIQFSKNLRRGGNKGFKMTRKYVALVGDGEIHPKYTGDSGIIQCLGMVTKYRRFDERCYVLELVSGGKHQIRRHLAQGVGQPILNDNRFGGILVPGTEPTQIALHSACIKTVMGFQRRAHLIPMIYNNDGKLWDSKYVDSKGNFIPEIQRVLLNDSSDIGL from the coding sequence ATGAGCAAGCTGAGAAGTTTACCAATTGTATTTGAATGCAATAACTACTTTATCGTGAACAAGCCCTACGGAATGTTCTCCCAGCCTGGCGATATGGGACAGCAGTACGCTCATCATCCTCACAAGTCGAAGCCTCCGGTGGTGTTGGATGAATTGAAACGGCAATACGGCGACAGGCCAGGCGGATGTCTGGAATGGAGGACTGTCCATAGGCTTGATGCTTGCGTCACAGGTGGTATGCTGATCgtgaagaacaagaatgCTGCGATTCAGTTCTCTAAAAACCTACGAAGAGGCGGTAACAAAGGTTTCAAGATGACAAGAAAGTACGTTGCCTTGGTGGGCGACGGTGAGATCCATCCCAAATACACAGGCGATTCGGGAATCATCCAATGCCTTGGAATGGTCACGAAATATAGACGTTTTGACGAAAGGTGCTATGTACTCGAGCTAGTTTCGGGTGGTAAGCATCAGATACGTAGGCATTTGGCGCAAGGCGTTGGACAACCGATTCTAAACGATAACAGGTTTGGGGGGATATTGGTGCCAGGCACTGAGCCGACGCAGATCGCTCTCCATTCAGCCTGCATTAAAACTGTGATGggatttcaaagaagagcGCATTTGATTCCGATGATATACAACAACGATGGCAAGCTTTGGGACTCTAAGTACGTCGACAGCAAGGGCAACTTTATCCCAGAGATACAAAGGGTGCTACTGAATGATTCGAGTGACATCGGACTTTAG
- the NVJ3 gene encoding Nvj3p (ancestral locus Anc_8.379) translates to MSTILYNASSSLVPKFQRHNVLRQQRDATPGLSSSLHDEGIDRPSSNGQDDTPFKSGFAKNSDGYLQELCCSVYPTSLHQRIRKLDSMADLPLQALMSLVWQNFVTSWYGVKIPTCDDLFMAQLFDLTQLIAGRLKSTDLECEPFIADDLPSVLSEHIQAMRACVREDDAFYRYCQLTSFEEGYYPQVLTNYVLATVPAGSSLQTTFLQALFNELLMGKIMDRVSEPYFALSAISKLCRKLEARRRRKDKQPKAGPVDRIKKWIAAAGRTIALMTSMDKSAKKALELPLAYTNVFTLIFVDLLKLPGRKPYLYAVGKTLQYWSAKSRSVDAVFQNLFFNLIKQCVSMETNMHRLLILLREGLFPEDNKIGTGTVIPEGDEFEDFKRTCADDLWQAVHAYRLDSVLGVEEKDVTEIIEIICRDKRCNKLLAFRIIDALLARTSYLSA, encoded by the coding sequence ATGTCGACAATTCTCTACAACGCAAGCTCGAGCTTGGTGCCCAAGTTCCAGAGACACAACGTGCTGAGGCAGCAGCGTGATGCAACGCCTGGGTTGTCTTCATCGCTTCATGACGAAGGCATCGACAGACCTTCTTCTAACGGACAGGACGATACACCGTTCAAGAGCGGCTTTGCGAAGAATTCAGATGGCTATTTACAGGAACTATGCTGCTCAGTGTATCCTACTTCTCTGCATCAACGAATACGTAAGCTGGATTCGATGGCAGATCTCCCGTTGCAAGCGTTGATGTCGCTCGTGTGGCAGAATTTTGTGACATCGTGGTATGGCGTCAAGATCCCGACTTGCGACGATCTTTTCATGGCCCAATTGTTCGACTTGACTCAACTAATCGCTGGCCGTTTGAAATCTACCGACCTGGAGTGCGAGCCTTTCATTGCCGATGACCTGCCGTCTGTCCTATCGGAACACATCCAAGCAATGAGGGCTTGTGTGCGCGAGGATGATGCGTTCTATCGCTATTGCCAGTTAACCTCGTTCGAGGAGGGATACTACCCTCAAGTGCTGACAAACTACGTGCTAGCAACTGTCCCTGCAGGCTCGAGCCTGCAGACGACTTTTCTGCAGGCGCTGTTCAACGAACTGCTGATGGGGAAGATAATGGACAGAGTATCCGAGCCCTATTTTGCTCTTTCCGCTATCAGCAAGCTATGCCGTAAATTGGAGGCcagaagacgaagaaaagataAACAACCGAAAGCTGGGCCAGTGGATAGGATCAAAAAGTGGATCGCGGCTGCCGGTAGGACAATTGCACTCATGACTTCCATGGACAAATCAGCAAAAAAGGCTCTCGAGCTACCGCTCGCGTATACGAACGTATTCACTCTCATCTTCGTGGACCTGCTGAAGCTGCCTGGCAGAAAACCCTACTTGTACGCGGTTGGAAAGACCCTACAATACTGGTCAGCCAAGTCCAGGTCTGTTGATGCTGTGTTCCAAAACCtgttcttcaatctcatcaaACAATGCGTGTCAATGGAGACGAATATGCATCGCCTGCTTATATTGCTGAGAGAAGGATTATTTCCTGAGGACAACAAAATAGGCACGGGAACAGTTATACCCGAAGGCGATGAGTTCGAAGATTTTAAGCGCACTTGTGCTGACGACCTGTGGCAAGCCGTCCACGCCTACAGACTGGATTCTGTCCTTGGcgtcgaagaaaaagaCGTGACAGAGATCATCGAGATAATTTGCAGGGACAAACGATGCAATAAACTTCTAGCCTTTAGGATAATAGACGCTCTACTGGCCCGCACGAGTTACCTTTCCGCCTAA
- the CSN9 gene encoding Csn9p (ancestral locus Anc_8.378), whose translation MKSTAMDRSFVELLESPQRFHYKELWLQETDPLRRKVLELFAFGTVQHIQEDIPMTAGMLRKLQQLSIISLSERLRELPYGLIEQECGIRDTGTIEESLIRLRAVFEVRLDSPAQLATIERWFDCRDVYGGERELLIVPPPPTTRESLIQDLQRWHRKLHTDILGRQPPS comes from the coding sequence ATGAAAAGCACCGCTATGGACCGGTCGTTCGTCGAGTTGCTGGAGAGCCCCCAGCGGTTCCATTACAAGGAGCTTTGGCTTCAAGAGACGGATCCTCTGCGACGCAAAGTGCTGGAGCTCTTCGCCTTCGGAACAGTACAGCACATACAGGAAGATATCCCGATGACTGCCGGAATGCTGCGCaaactgcagcagctctcGATCATATCGCTAAGCGAACGCCTTCGAGAGCTTCCCTACGGTCTAATCGAGCAGGAGTGCGGGATCCGGGACACCGGCACCATCGAGGAGTCTCTGATACGGCTGCGAGCGGTCTTCGAGGTGCGACTGGACTCGCCAGCGCAGCTGGCGACCATCGAGCGCTGGTTCGACTGCCGAGACGTGTATGGCGGCGAACGAGAGCTGCTTATCGTGCCGCCACCTCCGACTACCAGAGAGTCGCTGATCCAGGACCTGCAACGCTGGCACCGAAAGCTACACACAGACATCCTGGGACGCCAGCCGCCCTCCTGA
- a CDS encoding CybS family protein (ancestral locus Anc_8.377) — MFLQRSVLLGRSVASCGLQRTATRAFTIPFLSKLPQKAGGVEGTPNDAYVPPAVDKMHGSYHWDFERALAVAMVPLAVTQLASGGSAPQVADAVLASVLLGHVYIGFQSCIIDYIPRRVYGRNYNYAMYLLTLGSVFSAVGIYKLETEENGVIGVLTSLWKAGSGREEKKDA; from the coding sequence ATGTTTTTGCAGAGATCAGTGCTGTTGGGTAGGAGTGTTGCGTCGTGTGGGTTGCAGCGGACGGCAACCAGGGCGTTCACGATCCCGTTTCTGTCGAAGCTGCCCCAGAAGGCTGGCGGCGTGGAGGGGACGCCCAACGACGCGTATGTGCCTCCAGCGGTGGATAAGATGCATGGGTCGTACCACTGGGACTTCGAGAGGGCGCTTGCGGTGGCGATGGTGCCGCTGGCAGTGACACAGCTGGCCTCCGGCGGGTCGGCTCCGCAGGTGGCAGACGCGGTGTTGGCGTCTGTGCTGTTGGGACACGTCTACATCGGGTTCCAGTCGTGTATCATCGACTACATCCCGAGGCGGGTGTACGGCAGGAACTACAACTACGCGATGTACCTGTTGACGCTGGGATCTGTGTTCTCGGCGGTGGGCATCTACAAGCTGGAGACCGAGGAGAACGGAGTGATCGGGGTGCTGACCAGTCTGTGGAAGGCGGGCTCGGGGCGcgaggagaagaaggacgcCTGA
- the MAS1 gene encoding mitochondrial processing peptidase (ancestral locus Anc_8.376), translating into MWQRSVRGVAARNLRFFGGGGGMPLTRSSVLPNGLTVASERIPGMATATVGIFVDTGSRAENEKNNGTAHFLEHLAFKGTQQRSQTGIELEIENAGSHLNAYTSRENTVYYAKSLQEDIPRAVDILSDILTRSVLDPRAIERERDVIIRESEEVDKMYDEVVFDHLHEVAYAGQPLGRTILGPIKNIKSITRKDLKDFITKNYKGDRMVLAGAGAVDHDDLVRFAQQYFGHIPRSEFPVPLGTPRGPLPVFKRGERFIQEDTLPTTHVAVALEGVSWSASDYFVALAAQAIVGNWDRALGAGTSSPSPLAAEASQNGTLANSYMSFSTSYADSGLWGMYIVADSQEHNVTRMIDAIVREWRRIMAGNISDGEVHRAKAQLKAALLLSLDGSTAIVEDMGRQIVTTGKRLSPEEVFEKVDKITKDDIVIWANYRLKGKPLAMAALGNMSTVPGASYIEKQLNA; encoded by the coding sequence ATGTGGCAGCGTAGTGTTAGAGGCGTGGCGGCGAGAAATTTGCGGTTTTTTGGCGGCGGTGGTGGGATGCCGTTGACGAGGAGCTCTGTGCTGCCCAATGGGCTCACGGTGGCGAGCGAGAGGATCCCGGGGATGGCGACAGCGACGGTGGGAATCTTTGTGGACACAGGGTCGCGGGCCGAGAACGAGAAGAACAACGGGACGGCGCACTTCTTGGAGCACCTGGCGTTCAAGGGCACGCAGCAGCGGTCGCAGACGGGGATCGAGCTGGAGATAGAGAACGCAGGGTCGCATCTGAACGCGTACACGTCGAGGGAGAACACGGTGTACTATGCCAAGAGCCTGCAGGAGGACATTCCGCGGGCGGTGGACATCCTGAGCGACATCCTGACGAGGTCGGTGCTGGACCCGCGGGCGATCGAGCGGGAGAGGGACGTTATCATCCGGGAGAGCGAGGAGGTGGACAAGATGTACGACGAGGTGGTGTTTGACCACCTGCACGAGGTGGCGTACGCGGGCCAGCCGCTGGGGAGGACGATCCTGGGGccgatcaagaacatcaagTCTATCACGCGGAAGGACCTGAAGGATTTTATCACGAAGAACTACAAGGGCGACCGGATGGTGCTTGCCGGTGCTGGCGCGGTGGACCACGACGATCTCGTCAGGTTTGCGCAGCAGTATTTTGGACACATCCCGAGGTCCGAGTTCCCTGTGCCTCTGGGGACGCCTCGCGGGCCGCTGCCGGTGTTCAAACGGGGCGAGAGGTTCATCCAGGAGGATACGTTGCCCACGACACACGTCGCCGTGGCTCTTGAGGGCGTTTCGTGGTCAGCGTCCGATTACTTCGTCGCGCTTGCGGCACAGGCCATCGTCGGTAACTGGGACAGGGCCCTGGGCGCCGGCACAAGCTCTCCTTCTCCGCTGGCTGCAGAGGCTTCCCAGAATGGAACGCTGGCCAATTCGTACATGTCCTTTTCCACTTCGTATGCCGACTCGGGCCTGTGGGGGATGTACATCGTGGCAGACTCGCAGGAACACAACGTTACAAGAATGATCGACGCCATCGTGAGGGAATGGCGCAGAATCATGGCAGGAAACATTTCCGATGGTGAAGTGCACAGAGCGAAGGCACAGCTGAAAGCAGCCCTGCTCTTGAGCTTAGATGGCTCCACCGCAATAGTGGAGGACATGGGCAGGCAGATTGTCACCACTGGGAAACGCTTATCGCCAGAAGAAGTTTTCGAAAAGGTGGATAAGATAACAAAGGACGATATTGTCATCTGGGCGAACTACAGGCTGAAAGGTAAGCCTCTTGCCATGGCGGCCCTCGGTAACATGTCAACGGTCCCCGGCGCCAGCTACATCGAGAAGCAATTGAATGCATAG
- the UBC1 gene encoding E2 ubiquitin-conjugating protein UBC1 (ancestral locus Anc_8.375), whose protein sequence is MSRAKRIMKEMQAVKDDPAAKINLEFVSESDIHHLKGSFLGPPGTPYEGGIFFVDIEVPMEYPFKPPKMKFDTKVYHPNVSSVTGAICLDILKNAWSPVITLKSALISLQALLQSPEPNDPQDAEVAQHYLRDKESFNRTAALWTKLYGSANGVEPSERETDEAKLYGIDPSVVEHFESLGFNRAKIVEVLRRLGVKSLDPTDDATDDKITDELLRSS, encoded by the coding sequence ATGTCGAGGGCTAAGAGAATCATGAAAGAAATGCAGGCGGTGAAGGACGATCCAGCGGCTAAAATCAATCTGGAGTTCGTTAGCGAATCAGATATCCATCATTTGAAAGGTTCATTCCTTGGACCACCAGGTACTCCTTACGAGGGAGGGATTTTCTTCGTGGACATAGAAGTACCCATGGAGTATCCCTTCAAGCCTCCCaagatgaaatttgatACCAAAGTTTACCACCCCAATGTGTCGTCTGTGACAGGAGCAATCTGTCtagatatcttgaagaatgcaTGGTCACCTGTGATAACGTTGAAATCCgccttgatctccttgCAAGCGCTTTTGCAATCGCCGGAACCGAACGATCCGCAGGATGCAGAGGTGGCACAGCACTACTTGCGTGACAAAGAGTCGTTCAATAGGACGGCTGCCCTTTGGACCAAACTTTACGGCTCAGCGAACGGCGTGGAGCCGTCTGAGAGAGAAACAGATGAGGCGAAGCTCTATGGTATCGACCCCAGCGTAGTGGAGCACTTTGAAAGCCTGGGGTTCAACAGAGCCAAGATCGTCGAAGTGTTGAGGAGGCTTGGAGTCAAGTCTCTCGACCCGACCGACGATGCGACCGACGATAAGATAACAGATGAGCTGCTTAGATCGTCCTGA
- the NGG1 gene encoding histone acetyltransferase NGG1 (ancestral locus Anc_8.374), with the protein MPSKVARRGKGPRDQPQHVETAVDPPSKLLSSVLSTLSLTFEKDTGMLNGRYVRSVPDRPALIELKGQLDKLLASLKEIAESDRETIQAIERIRDARKVQEAQRTQEDRSAERSRDEGAGKPDANVQQFELKQDAVDAEPATGKPEEATPHASAAGTSSDEGSETTVIPKRRKRSLNIEIDDEEGDEVKLEKPTDNISVSPSKKVKLDAKNVADIRGERRQSEPMVKNPKSEFVVSQTLPAAAAALGLFNESGLESTGEENLKRKYDVASYPTNDLKDLLPGELPDKDFSHPKPTNQIQYGTFLSSVENFFRPLNDDDIKFLKRKYIIPTSLEMDKSYDPEVTSFVIPRLGPLYSNIWLKDQSSQDMATASPPPVSDLTSVLPRKSAADINDSTLETEDISCGPLVSRLLSAILKDENENKLSTNDSKVRIKEENLPNGILTSQSDSLNNFEETPAAAAAQTPMSETDESAKPLTGGMTSSLPEPHRWTINSINLDYPTFEERLKRELKYVGIYVNMPKDESNPTGDDPDWLTGREDDEISAELRELQNSLKQVTVKNQKRKNALIPLVERRLAWQEYSSILDDLDKQIDQAYVKRIRVPKKRKKNHPTTSSVANTESASQVAQQKAANSSLKALLDKRQRWITKIGPLFDRPEIMKRIPKESVFKDLDQEEEEEETDPFAQNGNSKEDELADA; encoded by the coding sequence ATGCCGTCAAAGGTAGCGAGAAGGGGCAAAGGTCCGAGGGATCAACCACAGCATGTGGAGACCGCAGTCGATCCACCTTCGAAATTGCTGTCATCGGTGCTCAGCACGCTCTCATTGACGTTCGAAAAAGACACCGGGATGCTCAATGGCAGGTATGTGAGATCTGTACCGGATAGACCAGCTCTGATTGAGCTCAAAGGTCAGCTCGACAAGTTGCTTGCGTCTCTGAAGGAGATTGCCGAGAGCGATAGAGAAACAATTCAAGCGATTGAAAGGATACGAGATGCCAGGAAGGTGCAAGAAGCGCAACGAACCCAAGAAGATCGCAGCGCTGAGCGAAGTCGCGATGAAGGGGCTGGGAAGCCGGATGCAAACGTGCAACAATTTGAGCTTAAACAGGACGCCGTGGACGCTGAACCGGCAACGGGGAAGCCAGAAGAGGCAACGCCTCATGCTTCCGCAGCTGGTACGAGCTCTGACGAAGGAAGCGAGACCACAGTCATACCTAAAAGGCGGAAGCGATCTCTTAACATCGAgatcgacgatgaagaaggcgatGAGGTGAAACTAGAGAAGCCCACAGACAACATCTCGGTGAGTCCGTCAAAGAAGGTGAAGCTAGATGCGAAAAACGTGGCAGATATTCGTGGCGAAAGGAGACAGAGCGAACCGATGGTCAAGAACCCGAAATCGGAATTCGTAGTCTCGCAAACGTTGCCAGCAGCGGCGGCGGCGTTAGGCCTTTTTAATGAATCAGGACTGGAAAGCACAGGGGAAGAAAATTTAAAAAGAAAATATGATGTTGCCAGTTACCCAACGAACGATCTTAAAGACCTTTTACCAGGCGAGCTACCAGATAAGGATTTTTCTCATCCAAAACCGACTAACCAAATTCAGTATGGTACCTTCCTCAGCTCGGTTGAGAATTTCTTCCGCCCGCTTAACGACGATGACATCAAGTTTCTCAAACGTAAGTATATCATCCCTACAAGCCTGGAAATGGACAAGTCGTACGACCCGGAGGTGACCTCCTTCGTCATACCGCGATTAGGCCCTTTGTACAGTAATATTTGGTTGAAGGACCAATCATCGCAGGATATGGCAACTGCCTCACCTCCACCGGTGAGCGATCTCACCTCAGTCTTACCTCGAAAAAGTGCCGCCGACATCAATGATTCCACCTTAGAGACAGAAGATATTTCCTGTGGTCCGCTTGTTTCAAGACTGCTCTCCGCAATCTTAAAAGACGAGAATGAAAATAAGCTCAGCACTAATGATTCCAAAGTCCGgataaaagaagaaaacctCCCGAATGGTATTCTCACTTCCCAGAGTGACTCTCTGAacaattttgaagagacGCCCGCTGCCGCGGCTGCGCAGACCCCCATGAGCGAGACTGATGAATCAGCCAAACCGCTGACTGGCGGAATGACGAGCTCACTGCCTGAGCCACATCGATGGACAATCAACAGCATCAACCTCGATTATCCCACCTTCGAAGAAcgattgaaaagagagctAAAGTACGTGGGCATCTACGTCAACATGCCCAAGGATGAAAGCAATCCAACAGGTGACGACCCGGATTGGCTGACCGGCAGagaggatgatgaaattaGCGCCGAGTTGAGAGAGCTGCAAAACTCGCTGAAGCAAGTGACTGTAAAAAATCAAAAGCGAAAAAACGCACTAATACCACTTGTCGAACGACGGCTAGCATGGCAAGAGTACTCTTCCATTCTGGACGATCTCGATAAACAGATCGATCAAGCATACGTGAAGAGAATCAGAGTCCCTAAGAAACgaaagaaaaatcatcCAACCACCTCTTCCGTAGCCAATACTGAGTCGGCTTCTCAGGTTGCCCAACAGAAGGCTGCCAATTCCAGTTTAAAGGCCTTATTGGACAAGAGACAGCGGTGGATCACCAAAATAGGGCCGTTGTTCGACCGGCCAGAGATCATGAAGCGCATCCCGAAAGAAAGCGTGTTCAAAGACCTggaccaagaagaggaagaagaagagacgGATCCCTTCGCACAAAACGGCAACAGCAAGGAAGACGAGCTAGCGGACGCATAA
- the RSM24 gene encoding mitochondrial 37S ribosomal protein mS35 (ancestral locus Anc_8.373), with protein sequence MIRKGALRLLSSSARSLAGETVGTSHANPQVARAGSISSNLYLEPSKWKGLPSEKIFHLYRERIVKLGSEYKPCDEELQALLSTAKETGVLERDIKKIYYNGEKGASDILGGGLQDSYSPRPFMFDDLPSQAQDLVAQHREQRFYNRLAAYELPLLAQYRQPYRRPSPKTHPVQYRFTTYLGEDHPNASKVVLRVKTEELGLNKRELHKFRLLAKTRYDHLTDVFKMSSSKFPEAAQNARYLNDIFKRLLTEAKDLTDDFSDVPLDTRHTQAKNLRKKKHDYAFPEEWKRPEDAPKHKFRIVEEIEKNL encoded by the coding sequence ATGATTAGGAAAGGTGCTTTGCGTTTGTTGAGCTCCTCTGCGAGATCCCTTGCGGGAGAGACGGTAGGGACATCGCACGCGAACCCTCAAGTAGCCAGAGCGGgatcaatttcatccaATCTATACCTAGAGCCATCTAAATGGAAGGGACTGCCAtctgagaagatcttcCATTTGTACCGGGAGAGAATTGTGAAACTGGGATCGGAATATAAACCGTGCGACGAGGAATTGCAAGCGTTGCTCAGTACTGCGAAAGAGACTGGAGTTCTGGAGCgtgatatcaagaagatatACTACAACGGTGAAAAAGGAGCATCAGATATCCTTGGAGGCGGCTTACAGGATAGTTATAGCCCTAGGCCCTTTATGTTCGACGATCTGCCCAGTCAAGCCCAAGATCTAGTCGCGCAGCATAGAGAACAGCGGTTCTATAACCGGCTGGCAGCTTATGAACTGCCTCTTTTGGCTCAGTATCGTCAGCCTTACAGGAGACCATCGCCCAAGACACACCCTGTGCAGTACCGTTTCACAACCTACTTGGGCGAGGATCACCCTAACGCTAGCAAAGTTGTGCTAAGGGTCAAGACGGAGGAACTAGGGCTGAACAAGAGAGAATTGCATAAATTTCGTCTGCTTGCAAAGACGCGTTATGACCATTTGACCGATGTGTTTAAAATGTCCAGCAGCAAGTTCCCAGAGGCTGCCCAGAACGCTCGTTATTTGAACgatatcttcaagagactgTTGACAGAGGCCAAAGATCTCACCGACGACTTTAGCGATGTTCCTTTGGACACACGGCACACCCAGGCTAAGAATCTGCGTAAAAAGAAGCACGATTACGCTTTCCCTGAAGAGTGGAAGCGCCCCGAAGATGCTCCAAAGCACAAGTTCAGAATCGtagaagagattgaaaagaactTGTAA
- the HMO1 gene encoding Hmo1p (ancestral locus Anc_8.372) encodes MTTDPALKLRSAKDSLVSSLFELSRSANQTASSIVDFYNAVGSDEEEKIEAFTTLTESLQKLTSATNQLHGISSDLVNPLDDDKESVISAPVAGKQAAKKKVERDPNAPKKPLTVFFAYSAFVRQELRDARQRAGLPPLSSTEITQEISKKWKELSEDEKEKWKQAYNVELVHYQTEKQKYLEAKKNGTLPALEAPPSSAPIPVPFDRQHEESYEPRAEKRSHEESGSGTSEKKKKKKKKDKKKDSSSHH; translated from the exons ATGACAACGGATCCTGCATTGAAGCTCAGGTCAGCTAAGGACTCA TTGGTGTCTTCGCTATTCGAGTTGTCGAGGTCAGCCAACCAGACGGCATCGTCGATCGTTGACTTCTATAATGCAGTTGGCAGtgatgaggaggaaaagattgaGGCTTTCACTACATTGACCGAGTCGCTGCAGAAGCTTACTTCTGCAACGAACCAGTTGCACGGAATCAGTTCAGACCTGGTTAATCCGCTTGACGATGACAAAGAAAGCGTGATTTCCGCTCCCGTGGCAGGCAAGCaagctgccaagaagaaggtggaGCGTGATCCCAATGCTCCAAAGAAGCCGTTGACCGTCTTCTTTGCGTATTCCGCGTTTGTGCGCCAGGAACTTCGAGATGCTAGGCAGAGGGCGGGCTTGCCTCCGCTCTCATCGACGGAAATCACTCAGGAGATTTCTAAGAAGTGGAAGGAACTCAGCGAGGACGAGAAGGAGAAGTGGAAGCAAGCCTACAACGTCGAGCTGGTTCACTATCAGACTGAGAAACAAAAGTACCTggaagccaagaagaatgGTACTCTTCCTGCGTTAGAGGCTCCCCCCAGCAGCGCTCCAATTCCCGTTCCTTTCGATCGCCAACATGAAGAGAGTTACGAACCTCGCGCAGAGAAGAGGTCCCATGAAGAATCAGGCTCCGGGACctctgagaagaaaaagaagaagaagaagaaggacaaaaaGAAGGACTCTTCTAGCCACCACTAG
- the ARG82 gene encoding inositol polyphosphate multikinase (ancestral locus Anc_8.371), with protein MHQTKELRHKAAGHDGTLTDKDELLVFKPTVQQELDFYKAIQNKMYSSEESVEGDVPLYSWMPTFLGVLDEGFREVPEGAKVLSTVVPSDDGSRENSTDIGDKKYIVLENLLHGFSQPNVLDVKLGKVLYDENASDEKKDRLNQVSRTTTSGSLGFRICGMKLKKNASLNGIDAAYYETDDDDYVFLNKFYGRSRTKENIEEAFCVFFASDALSSERIKKLKRTFHQRLQLLYNTLLEEEVRMISCSLLLIYEGDPERWDALKDQDSLLRDDFIDSGDEGDDEVEETVGGRVLSSLSLIDFAHARLAPGEGYDEGVVDAVENLMTLFHDLCIKS; from the coding sequence ATGCATCAAACTAAGGAGTTGAGGCATAAGGCTGCTGGTCACGATGGTACGTTGACCGACAAGGATGAATTGCTGGTGTTTAAGCCTACTGTCCAGCAGGAGCTAGATTTCTATAAGGCGATCCAAAACAAGATGTACAGTAGCGAGGAGTCCGTGGAAGGAGATGTGCCTTTGTACTCCTGGATGCCTACCTTCCTTGGCGTTTTAGATGAAGGATTTCGGGAAGTACCCGAAGGAGCAAAGGTACTATCCACAGTTGTACCGTCAGATGATGGTTCCAGGGAAAACTCCACCGATATAGGTGACAAAAAATACATTGTCTTGGAGAACCTGCTGCATGGCTTCTCACAGCCTAACGTACTCGACGTCAAACTGGGGAAAGTTCTTTATGATGAAAACGCATcagatgagaagaaagatcgTTTGAACCAAGTTAGCCGCACAACGACTTCAGGGTCTCTTGGATTCAGAATATGTGGcatgaagttgaagaaaaacgCATCGCTGAATGGCATTGATGCAGCTTATTATGAGACAGACGATGATGACTATGTCTTTCTGAACAAATTCTATGGTCGTAGCCGCACAAAAGAAAATATAGAAGAAGCATTTTGCGTGTTCTTTGCTAGTGATGCCCTTTCATCTGAaagaatcaagaaattgaaacGTACCTTTCACCAGAGGCTGCAATTGCTTTATAATACTCTTTTGGAAGAGGAAGTGCGAATGATATCATGCAGTTTGCTGCTAATCTACGAGGGCGACCCTGAGCGTTGggatgctttgaaagatcaagacTCGTTGTTGCGTGATGACTTTATAGATTCCGGTGATGAAGGCGACGATGAAGTCGAAGAGACCGTGGGAGGAAGAGTCCTGAGTTCCCTTTCCCTGATCGACTTTGCTCACGCAAGACTGGCACCAGGTGAAGGCTATGATGAGGGCGTTGTTGACGCAGTTGAAAATCTAATGACATTATTTCACGACCTTTGTATTAAAAGCTAG